The genomic interval TCGATGGCATTTAAACATCCGTTCAATTTCCAAACCCTTTTTGCAGGATTTACAACCAGCTACCTCTTCACCATCGCCTCGATCACACCCTCCGGCGTGGGATTCGTGGAAGGCGCCATGACGGTGTACATATCCGAGATGAACGTTCCCCTGGCGACGGCCGCCGTAATCTCACTCGCCTATCGAGGCTTCACACTCTGGCTGACCCTGTTGTATGGATTGATCGCTATCCGTTGGGTTGGGTACAAACCCCGTAAGTTGAAAGCCGATACTCACGAGACTCACTCCACCGACGAACGGAAAAATCCATCCATTCGATCCAGCCAGATCAAGGCCTCCCCTTTACAGACGTCCAACCCCGCCGGAACGCTTCAAACAGTTGACGATGGCGCAGAAGGAGCTCCCAGCTCCTGACGAGAACGATCTCGATCCGCACTTTCCTCTTGAGCGAGCTGCGCAAGACTCCACGCAATCCCCCGATCGCCCCGCAGCGCACTACCGCAAACGACAAAGCGGTAATAGAATCAACTCCGGCATGGAAAGTGCAACCTGACCTACGAGTGTGAAATAACACGATAAGAAACGAGGCAAAGGAAAATTGGGGAACTCGCTATCCGGGAGCAACGTGAAAAGGGCAATGAAACAACCTTCGAGCAATCCTCAACCGCGACCGAGACGAAATCTGCTGCTGCCGATTCTCTTGCTCGTCGTATTCGTTGGACTTGGCTGTAATTTCCTCAGCGGGCTGTTTTCGAGTGCCGTTTCCTATCCGGGCGTGCTCGTGACTGCGGACCCGCTGGCTACGACCACCGCAACGCCTTTTTTACCCATTCAACCCACCGAAGCCACACAAGAGAACCCGGTGGACATCCCGACGGCGCTTCCCTCACCGACGTACCCTTACGCATGGGGTCCTTTTAACCCGCCGGCAGAGCCATCGGCGATCGAGATTCCACCGCCCGTGGCCGCCATTCCCCAATCCGAAAACGCCGTCAACATCATCCTGCTCGGTTCCGACCAACGCCCCGATGACGGCGGTTTCCGCACCGACACGATGGTGATCCTGATGCTGGATCCGGACAACAAGATGGTGACCATGTTCTCGATGCCGCGCGATCTCTACGTCTACATTCCCGGTTGGCGTGTGGATCGCATCAACACCGCGGACGTGCGCGGCGGCGCCGAATGGGTTTTCGACACGGTCGAGTACAATTTCGGGATTAAACTCGATTACTGGGCCCGGGTGAACTTCAACGGTTTCACCACCGCCATCGACACGTTGGGGGGAATCGACGTTCAGGTGACCAAGTACGTCTACGATCGCTGTGGTGACTTCAACTACGAGTACAACCCTGGAACGTATCACATGGACGGCTTTACCGCCCTCTGTTACGTGCGGATGCGTAAGAGAACCAGCGACTTCGATCGTTTGAGCCGGCAGCAGGAAGTGGTCCAGGCGATGTTCAGCCGCGTCCTCAGCCTGGATGGATTGTCGCGGGTGCCCGATCTGTATAACAAATTCAACTACCTCGTTCAGACCAACATAACCCTCGAGGACATCCTGCCGCTGGTGCCGTTGGGGACTTCCCTTGCATCCGACACATCTCGAATCCACCGCCTCACGATCGGTTACGATTTGGTGACGCCATTCCGTGTTCCCTACAGCGGTGCAGCGGTGTTGATTCCGGACCGGGATGCGATTCAAGCCGCACTGCTGGCCGCTATCACCCCATAGAAGTTCGTTAATCACGCTAAAAAAACGTGACCGCTTCGATGGTTCCTGTAATCGAAGCGGTCTCTTGCATCTACCTTCCCGAATTCTACTCGTAGAAACCGATGATCCGATATGCGTAAAATCGCCAGCGAACTGTCTTTGTTTTTTGGGATTGCCACGCGGCTTCATCCCCGGACCGGCTTCGGCAAGCTGCTGCTGTGGATTCCGAAATTGCTGGGCAGTGCGCTGTCACCCATTCTGGCGTTCGCAGGGATCGTTGGCTTTCTGGCCGGTGTCGGCAAGAGAAAGCCGGGGATCGCCCTGAGTGGATTGATCGGCAGTTTGTTGAACACGACACACATCCTTAAAGTCACGCGCGAATCGTCCAGCCTCGCCATGGCGTTCGGCGCCGATTTCGAAAGCCGCATTCCTGTGGACATTCTTCCCCGCCTGCAGTCATCCCGCTGGTCGCTCGCGACTCCCGCAGAAGCGGAGGTTCACCGGCAGGACGACCTGGTCGTCACCAGCCGCCCATCGACCGGCGAACCATTGTTGGCCGATCTCTGGTGGCCTGCAGAAGATACCCATCCATCCGGGCTGGGCATCATCTACCTGCACGGCAGCGGTTGGCATTACGGCGATAAAGACCTGGGCACGCGACCTTTCTTCCATCACCTGGTTGCACAGGGCCACGTCATTCTCGACCTGGCCTACGCCCTTGCACCCAAGGCGCGGCTCAAAGACATGCTCTCCGATGTCGCCCACGCAAAGGATTGGATGCAGACCAATGGACCGCGGCACGGTGTCCGCCCCGATCGAATCGTACTCATGGGCGGATCCGCCGGCGGACATCTGGCGCTGCAGTCTGCCTACACCCAATCGGAACCGCCGGCAGGCGATAGGTCCATTTGCGGCGTCGTCTCCTACTACGGGCTCACCGATCTGGTGGCGCTGAATCGCTACCTGGAAGGACTTTACGATTCGAACATCAATCATCCCATCGATCGGCTGATAATGCGCTATATCGACAACCTGGGAAACGGCATGATCGTCAATCCCAGAGACATGCTGCCCAACCTGCTGGGCGGCAGCTACGCCAAGATACCGGAAAAATATCGTGCGGCATCCCCGATCAACCACGTTGGACCGCATTGTCCGCCCACGCTGCAAATTTTTGGCGCAGACGACATGGCCGGTGTACAGCAAAGCATCCTGCATCTGCATCAAGCGCTAATCGCCGTAGGCGTTCCTTCCGTGTACATCGAAATCCCGGACTGCGATCACGGCTTCGACCTCGTATTTCCCCAGATCTCGCCCTCCGCACAGACGGCGACCTATTACACCGAACGCTTCCTGGCCGTCTTGTCTTCGGATACGGCGTGACTTCCGCACTTCGGTTGGTTTAAAGATCGCTAAACTCACGCATCACTACCCCAAAACGCATTTGACATTTTTGCCAAGCGAGTCTACGATTCTCTTCCGTTGACTATGCGAAGAAAACTCGGAGGCAGGTTTGACCGATTTGCCCGAGACACTACCGCTCTTCTCTCAAGAACCGAGCG from Anaerolineales bacterium carries:
- a CDS encoding alpha/beta hydrolase, with translation MRKIASELSLFFGIATRLHPRTGFGKLLLWIPKLLGSALSPILAFAGIVGFLAGVGKRKPGIALSGLIGSLLNTTHILKVTRESSSLAMAFGADFESRIPVDILPRLQSSRWSLATPAEAEVHRQDDLVVTSRPSTGEPLLADLWWPAEDTHPSGLGIIYLHGSGWHYGDKDLGTRPFFHHLVAQGHVILDLAYALAPKARLKDMLSDVAHAKDWMQTNGPRHGVRPDRIVLMGGSAGGHLALQSAYTQSEPPAGDRSICGVVSYYGLTDLVALNRYLEGLYDSNINHPIDRLIMRYIDNLGNGMIVNPRDMLPNLLGGSYAKIPEKYRAASPINHVGPHCPPTLQIFGADDMAGVQQSILHLHQALIAVGVPSVYIEIPDCDHGFDLVFPQISPSAQTATYYTERFLAVLSSDTA
- a CDS encoding LCP family protein; this encodes MKQPSSNPQPRPRRNLLLPILLLVVFVGLGCNFLSGLFSSAVSYPGVLVTADPLATTTATPFLPIQPTEATQENPVDIPTALPSPTYPYAWGPFNPPAEPSAIEIPPPVAAIPQSENAVNIILLGSDQRPDDGGFRTDTMVILMLDPDNKMVTMFSMPRDLYVYIPGWRVDRINTADVRGGAEWVFDTVEYNFGIKLDYWARVNFNGFTTAIDTLGGIDVQVTKYVYDRCGDFNYEYNPGTYHMDGFTALCYVRMRKRTSDFDRLSRQQEVVQAMFSRVLSLDGLSRVPDLYNKFNYLVQTNITLEDILPLVPLGTSLASDTSRIHRLTIGYDLVTPFRVPYSGAAVLIPDRDAIQAALLAAITP